In one Buteo buteo chromosome 10, bButBut1.hap1.1, whole genome shotgun sequence genomic region, the following are encoded:
- the PEX11G gene encoding peroxisomal membrane protein 11C isoform X1: MAEEAGGRGRAPATTRPRRHGDGSATFPANPAPAPTVCVTSHPGSVAMAAAALNGLVAVLETYRGRDRVVRALCYGCQLAGGALAGPQASPSGLPGSLLVVSAQLSACRTALRLFDDFAMLSYSCGYGLGPKDEDGLVRGLSVLCNLANQLYYPCEHVAWAADAGIIHIGSQKWWTVSTGLWAFSLLLGVLRSLRILFQLRRKLRQHKCTSSPLSRKEMKAQVKAEVLSILTDMADLCNAIHWLPPGFLWAGRFPPWLVGLLGTISSLIGIYQASRGGNSEAV; encoded by the exons ATGGCCGAAGAGGCTGGAGGCCGCGGCCGGGCTCCGGCAACTACTAGGCCCCGTCGCCATGGCGACGGTTCCGCCACCTTCCCGGCGAACCCCGCGCCGGCTCCGACCGTGTGTGTGACGTCACATCCCGGAAGCGTTGCTATGGCGGCGGCCGCGCTCAACGGCCTAGTCGCCGTGTTAGAGACCTACCGCGGCCGCGACCGGGTG GTCCGGGCTCTCTGTTATGGCTGTCAGCTGGCGGGCGGAGCGCTGGCCGGGCCTCAGGCTTCGCCATCCGGGCTGCCCGGGAGTCTCCTGGTCGTGTCGGCCCAGCTGAGCGCCTGCCGCACGGCCCTGCGCCTCTTCGACGATTTCGCCATGCTCAGCTACAGCTGCGGTTACGGGCTGGGCCCCAAG GACGAGGACGGCCTGGTGAGGGGGCTGTCGGTGCTCTGCAACTTGGCCAACCAGCTCTACTACCCCTGTGAGCACGTCGCGTGGGCGGCCGACGCTGGCATCATCCACATCGGCTCTCAGAAGTGGTGGACTGTGAGCACAGGGCTCTGGgccttctccctgctcctgggTGTCCTGCG ATCCCTGAGAATCTTGTTCCAGTTAAGAAGAAAGCTGAGGCAGCACAAGTG CACATCTTCACCTCTGAGTCGAAAGGAAATGAAAGCCCAAGTGAAGGCTGAAGTTTTGAGCATCCTCACCGACATGGCAGATCTCTGCAACGCAATCCACTGGCTGCCTCCAGGATTTCTTTGGGCTGGACGCTTTCCTCCATGGTTAGTAGGTCTCCTGGGGACCATATCTTCCCTGATTGGTATCTACCAAGCATCTAGAGGAGGAAATTCTGAAGCTGTATAA
- the PEX11G gene encoding peroxisomal membrane protein 11C isoform X2 yields MAAAALNGLVAVLETYRGRDRVVRALCYGCQLAGGALAGPQASPSGLPGSLLVVSAQLSACRTALRLFDDFAMLSYSCGYGLGPKDEDGLVRGLSVLCNLANQLYYPCEHVAWAADAGIIHIGSQKWWTVSTGLWAFSLLLGVLRSLRILFQLRRKLRQHKCTSSPLSRKEMKAQVKAEVLSILTDMADLCNAIHWLPPGFLWAGRFPP; encoded by the exons ATGGCGGCGGCCGCGCTCAACGGCCTAGTCGCCGTGTTAGAGACCTACCGCGGCCGCGACCGGGTG GTCCGGGCTCTCTGTTATGGCTGTCAGCTGGCGGGCGGAGCGCTGGCCGGGCCTCAGGCTTCGCCATCCGGGCTGCCCGGGAGTCTCCTGGTCGTGTCGGCCCAGCTGAGCGCCTGCCGCACGGCCCTGCGCCTCTTCGACGATTTCGCCATGCTCAGCTACAGCTGCGGTTACGGGCTGGGCCCCAAG GACGAGGACGGCCTGGTGAGGGGGCTGTCGGTGCTCTGCAACTTGGCCAACCAGCTCTACTACCCCTGTGAGCACGTCGCGTGGGCGGCCGACGCTGGCATCATCCACATCGGCTCTCAGAAGTGGTGGACTGTGAGCACAGGGCTCTGGgccttctccctgctcctgggTGTCCTGCG ATCCCTGAGAATCTTGTTCCAGTTAAGAAGAAAGCTGAGGCAGCACAAGTG CACATCTTCACCTCTGAGTCGAAAGGAAATGAAAGCCCAAGTGAAGGCTGAAGTTTTGAGCATCCTCACCGACATGGCAGATCTCTGCAACGCAATCCACTGGCTGCCTCCAGGATTTCTTTGGGCTGGACGCTTTCCTCCATG a
- the LOC142035668 gene encoding ectoderm-neural cortex protein 1-like, translating into MSVSSHENRKSRSSSGSMNIHLFHKPGHADSLLTHLNLLRKRHLFTDVVLRAGNQAFHCHRAVLASCSRYFDAMFSGGLKESRDAEVNFHDSLHPEVLELLLDYAYSARVLINEENAESLLEAGDMLQFQDIRDASADFLEKNLYPGNCLNMLLLSDAHCCERLLELSWRMALANFTSLCKTEDFLRLPKDKLLELVESEELEVEDETLVYEAVIGWIRYDLPQRHEVLPELLRSVRLALLPESYLRKQVACEKLVTSHKLGEEIVADAVRCKMKILQNDGLVTGCCARPRKVSQALLLLGGQTFMCDKIYMLDHKTSEIIPRADIPSPRKECSACAIGCKVYITGGKGSENGASKDVWVYDTLHDEWAKAAPMLVARFGHGSAELDHCLYVVGGHTAVSGAFPASPSVSLKQVEHYDPQLDKWSLVAPLREGVSNAAVVGAKMKLFVFGGTSANQEKLPKVQCFDPCQNRWTVPASCPQPWRYTAAAVVGSHIIVIGGDTEFSASSAYRFHSDTYQWSKFGDVTAKRISCRAVTSGNRLYVVGGYCGAQRCKTLDCYDPSSDTWSSVTTVPYSLIPTAFVSTWKYLSA; encoded by the coding sequence ATGTCCGTCAGCAGCCACGAGAACCGGAAATCCCGCTCGAGCTCCGGCTCCATGAACATCCACCTTTTCCACAAACCGGGCCACGCCGACAGCCTCCTCACCCACCTCAACCTGCTCCGCAAGCGGCACCTCTTCACCGACGTGGTCCTGCGAGCGGGGAACCAGGCTTTCCACTGCCACCGGGCCGTCCTGGCCTCCTGCAGCCGTTACTTCGACGCTATGTTCAGCGGGGGCCTGAAGGAGAGCAGAGACGCCGAAGTCAACTTCCACGATTCCCTCCACCCCgaggtgctggagctgctgctggattACGCCTACTCGGCCCGGGTGCTGATTAACGAGGAGAACGCGGAATCCTTGCTGGAGGCTGGGGACATGTTGCAGTTTCAGGATATTCGGGATGCTTCGGCCGACTTTCTGGAGAAGAATCTTTACCCCGGCAATTGCTTGaacatgctgctgctgtccGACGCCCACTGCTGCGAGCGGCTGCTGGAGCTGTCCTGGAGGATGGCGTTGGCCAACTTCACCTCGCTCTGCAAGACCGAAGACTTCCTCCGCCTGCCCAAAGAcaagctgctggagctggtggagagCGAAGAGCTGGAAGTAGAGGACGAGACGCTGGTCTACGAAGCTGTTATAGGTTGGATCCGGTACGATTTGCCCCAACGCCATGAAGTTCTGCCAGAGTTGCTGCGCTCCGTCCGCCTGGCCCTTCTGCCCGAGTCCTACCTACGGAAGCAAGTGGCCTGCGAGAAGCTGGTGACCAGCCACAAGCTGGGGGAGGAGATCGTGGCCGACGCCGTACGATGCAAAATGAAGATCCTGCAAAACGACGGCCTGGTGACGGGGTGCTGTGCCCGACCTCGCAAGGTCAGCcaggccctgctgctgctcggTGGCCAGACCTTCATGTGCGACAAGATTTATATGCTGGATCATAAAACCAGCGAGATCATTCCTCGTGCCGACATCCCAAGCCCTCGTAAAGAGTGCAGCGCCTGCGCCATCGGGTGCAAAGTGTACATCACCGGCGGCAAAGGCTCCGAGAACGGCGCTTCCAAAGACGTCTGGGTTTACGACACCCTCCACGACGAGTGGGCAAAAGCTGCTCCCATGCTGGTGGCGCGGTTTGGCCACGGCTCCGCTGAGCTGGACCACTGTCTGTACGTGGTGGGGGGTCACACGGCAGTGAGCGGCGCCTTCCCGGCCTCTCCCTCCGTCTCTCTCAAGCAAGTTGAACACTACGACCCGCAGCTGGACAAATGGTCCTTGGTGGCCCCTCTCCGAGAAGGCGTAAGCAACGCCGCCGTGGTGGGAGCCAAGATGAAGCTGTTTGTTTTCGGTGGCACCAGCGCCAACCAGGAGAAGCTGCCCAAGGTGCAGTGCTTCGATCCCTGCCAGAACCGCTGGACGGTGCCcgccagctgcccccagccctggcgGTACACGGCCGCCGCAGTGGTGGGCAGCCACATCATTGTCATCGGGGGGGACACAGAGTTCTCCGCCAGCTCCGCTTACCGCTTCCACAGTGACACCTACCAGTGGTCCAAATTTGGGGATGTCACCGCTAAGCGCATCAGCTGCCGTGCTGTTACGTCGGGTAACAGACTGTACGTGGTGGGGGGCTACTGCGGGGCTCAGCGCTGCAAAACGCTGGACTGTTACGACCCATCATCTGACACCTGGAGCAGCGTCACGACAGTGCCTTATTCCCTCATCCCCACCGCCTTCGTCAGCACCTGGAAGTACCTGTCTGCCTGA
- the SAXO5 gene encoding stabilizer of axonemal microtubules 5 — translation MAAGAVPVIPEPLTGLPFLKASHIQLGAERRAPGSARRPFSHSQFPPLWGVYRPAPAPPPRSGWVLSPTRGDGGETCSETRRAFPERPLQPVAPVAPPESHVRMHADPRIRVLTSATREGFPCPHTPLQRPPLPTAKKWKDNIPCGDREKIKLPPSVYTFSYPAHEIHSAARPWHLHRGCVPTIKGDGQSYYHTSYQAQFKGEWSPPAKPSEKRMSPIKFGDPRSSGSVSEQKYAYRAPEKKTHRVYDKEHAASQLHHTNLQLGEGCTRFSTSTSELFPVHSLEPVTTVRPNKYASFIPRGDEDPERNRVLARTTTTKLSYPETDRWNFAPKPDLLLQKHRSNVCLGDERSDSHFFSTTQQSDYQPPHQSQRVMADSKRHRKSHIPFNYHSESSVTTMQAMLVPHRQQKQRLSEDMLQQIKYSHLGLPWRAKDLFRTEQKDEFTPKSRGPAEIQKASSQVSCIPLGTLREYCPRRKILMQLQIQKVQLAFGVRVFAF, via the exons ATGGCGGCCGGCGCCGTGCCGGTGATCCCGGAGCCCCTCACGGGCCTTCCCTTCCTGAAGGCATCCCACATTCAGTTGGGGGCTGAGCGTCGGGCGCCGGGAAGCGCCCGTCGGCCATTTTCTCACAGCCAGTTCCCCCCTCTCTGGGGGGTTTACagaccggccccggccccgccgccccgcagcGGGTGGGTGCTGAGCCCGACGCGGGGTGACGGTGGGGAAACCTGCTCGGAAACTCGTCGGGCGTTTCCAGAGAGGCCCCTGCAGCCGGTGGCCCCAGTTGCTCCCCCGGAATCGCATGTCCGCATGCACGCAGACCCCCGTATCCGCGTCCTTACCTCAGCGACGAGGGAGGGCTTCCCCTGTCCCCACACCCCCCTTCAGAGACcccccctgcccacagccaAGAAATGGAAGGATAACATTCCTTGTGgagacagggagaaaataaagctCCCTCCATCCGTCTATACTTTCTCATACCCAGCACATGAGATCCATTCCGCTGCCAGGCCATGGCACTTGCACAGGG GATGTGTTCCCACTATTAAAGGGGATGGACAGTCCTATTACCACACTTCTTACCAAGCACAGTTCAAGGGTGAATGGAGTCCACCTGCAAAGCCAAGTGAAAAG CGCATGTCTCCTATTAAATTTGGGGATCCCAGAAGCAGTGGATCTGTGAGTGAGCAGAAGTATGCCTACCGTGCCCCAGAGAAGAAGACACACAG AGTCTATGACAAGGAACatgctgcctcccagctccaCCACACAAACCTGCAGCTGGGGGAAGGTTGCACCAGATTCTCCACCTCGACATCAGAGCTCTTCCCAGTGCACAGTCTAG AGCCTGTAACTACTGTCCGTCCAAACAAATACGCTTCATTCATCCCCAGAGGTGATGAAGACCCTGAGAGAAATCGAGTGTTGGCAAGAACTACTACTACAAAGCTCTCCTACCCAGAG ACTGACAGGTGGAACTTCGCACCAAAGCCTGACTTGCTACTTCAGAAACATCGAAGCAACGTCTGCTTGGGAGATGAGCGTTCAGACTCCCATTTCTTCAGCACAACACAGCAGTCAGACTATCAGCCACCCCACCAGAGCCAGAGGGTGATGGCAGACAGCAAGAGACACCGCAAGAGCCATATCCCCTTCAACTACCACA GTGAAAGTTCTGTCACAACCATGCAGGCCATGCTGGTCCCACACAGACAGCAGAAACAACGACTCTCTGAAGACATGCTACAGCAG aTCAAATACTCACACCtggggctaccctggagggcAAAGGACCTCTTCAGGACTGAGCAGAAAGATGAGTTCACGCCCAAGTCCAGAGGCCCAGCAGAAATCCAAAAAGCAAGCTCCCAAGTGAGCTGCATCCCCCTGGGGACCCTGAGAGAATACTGTCCCCGGAGGAA gatTTTGATGCAACTTCAGATACAGAAAGTACAACTGGCTTTTGGGGTAAGGGTCTTTGCTTTCTga